A stretch of Endozoicomonas sp. SCSIO W0465 DNA encodes these proteins:
- a CDS encoding biotin carboxylase N-terminal domain-containing protein: MIKRLLIANRGEIACRIIKTAHAMGLETIALYSDADHRALHTTMATKAVYAGPSPALESYLDIAKILSIAEQEKADAIHPGYGFLSENAAFADACQQKGIIFVGPPASAIDAMGSKSEAKKIMAEAGVPLVPGYHGKSQSNEKLMAEAEKWVTHC; the protein is encoded by the coding sequence ATGATTAAACGCCTGCTGATAGCCAATCGTGGCGAAATCGCCTGTCGTATCATAAAAACAGCCCATGCCATGGGTTTGGAAACCATTGCCCTCTATTCCGATGCAGACCATCGGGCACTCCATACGACCATGGCCACAAAAGCTGTTTATGCCGGCCCAAGCCCTGCGCTTGAGAGCTATCTGGATATTGCAAAAATATTATCCATCGCAGAACAGGAAAAGGCGGATGCCATTCATCCGGGTTATGGCTTCCTGTCAGAAAATGCTGCCTTTGCCGACGCCTGTCAGCAAAAAGGCATTATCTTCGTTGGGCCTCCGGCTTCAGCCATCGATGCCATGGGATCGAAAAGTGAAGCCAAAAAAATCATGGCAGAGGCCGGAGTACCGCTGGTTCCCGGATACCACGGCAAGAGCCAGAGTAATGAAAAGCTGATGGCCGAAGCCGAAAAGTGGGTTACCCACTGCTGA
- a CDS encoding enoyl-CoA hydratase-related protein: MNYKNLILDIETLDEQSSKIVTLCLNRPESGNALNEELIAEMHQVFDQIEQTPTRLLLLKANGKHFCTGADLHWMQQSKALGKAENHQDAQQLASLMQRLDQFPPPTIAVVRGAAFGGALGLITACDIAIASQSAKFCLSEVKLGLIPAVISPYVVRAMGARQARRYFLSAEIISSKQARRLNLIHERCKEPDLPSTVETLCQQIIQNAPIAITEAKRVIEDVSNQSIDENLIDLTCDRIAGIRVSPEGQEGLSAFLEKRSPGWRKPLADKKPLADKKPLADKKPSANKKPSAGEGQHD; encoded by the coding sequence ATGAACTACAAAAACCTGATACTCGATATAGAAACACTCGATGAACAATCCAGTAAGATCGTTACGCTCTGTCTCAACCGGCCTGAAAGCGGTAACGCCTTGAATGAGGAGCTGATTGCAGAAATGCACCAGGTGTTTGATCAGATTGAACAGACCCCCACCCGCCTTTTGCTGCTCAAAGCCAATGGTAAACACTTCTGTACCGGTGCCGACCTCCACTGGATGCAACAGTCGAAAGCACTGGGAAAAGCAGAAAATCATCAGGATGCCCAACAGCTGGCCAGCCTGATGCAACGGCTGGACCAGTTCCCGCCCCCTACCATAGCGGTGGTCCGGGGCGCAGCATTTGGTGGTGCTCTGGGACTGATCACTGCCTGTGATATTGCCATCGCCAGTCAATCGGCGAAGTTCTGCCTGAGTGAAGTCAAACTCGGGCTAATTCCTGCGGTCATCAGCCCCTACGTTGTCCGCGCCATGGGAGCACGCCAGGCAAGACGCTACTTTCTCAGTGCAGAAATCATCTCATCCAAACAGGCTCGTCGCCTGAACCTGATTCATGAACGGTGCAAAGAGCCGGATTTACCGTCGACGGTCGAAACACTTTGCCAACAAATTATCCAGAACGCCCCGATAGCGATAACTGAGGCCAAACGAGTAATCGAAGACGTCAGCAATCAATCCATTGATGAAAACCTGATTGACCTGACCTGCGACCGAATCGCCGGCATTCGCGTTTCCCCGGAAGGACAGGAAGGATTAAGCGCCTTTCTGGAAAAGCGGAGTCCCGGATGGAGAAAGCCATTAGCGGATAAAAAGCCATTAGCGGATAAAAAGCCATTAGCGGATAAAAAGCCTTCAGCCAATAAAAAGCCATCAGCAGGGGAGGGACAACATGATTAA